Within the Achromobacter spanius genome, the region ACCGATCGCGCGCAACCCATCTTGCAACGGTTGCTATGTGGCAAGGCCGCGGATGAATTGGGGCGCTGCTTGATGGGTTCCGCGCGATTGGCGTCGGCGTTCTTGGGACGGCGGGTGCGCGCTACACCCATCCTACGGGCGCTGCGCCGTGGCGTCGTAGGATGGGTGAAGCGCGGCATGACCTCGGCAAGAACACAACACCGATCGCGCGCAACCCATCTTGCAACGGTTGCTATGTGGCAAAGCCGCGGAAGAATTGGGGCGCTGCTTGATGGGTTCCGCGCGATTGGCGTCGGCGTTCTTGGGACGGCGGGTGCGCGCTGCACCCATCCTACGGGCGCTGCGCCGTGGCGTCGTAGGATGGGTGAAGCGCGGCATGATCTCGGCAAGAACACAACACCGATCGCGCGCAACCCATCTTGCAACGGTTGCTATGTGGCAAAGCCGCGGAAGAATTGGGGCGTTGCTTGATGGGTTTCGCGCGATTGGCGGCGGCGTTTTTGGGACGGCGGGTGCGCGCTACACCCATCCTACGGGCGCTGCGCCGTGGCGTCGTAGGATGGGTGAAGCGCGGCATGATCTCGGCAAGAACACAACACCGATCGCGCGCAACCCATCTTGCAACGGTTGCTATGTGGCAAGGCCGCGGATGAATTGGGGCGCTGCTTGATGGGTTCCGCGCGATTGGCGTCGGCGTTCTTGGGACGGCGGGTGCGCGCTACACCCATCCTACGGGCGCTGCGCCGTGGCATCGTAGGATGGGTGAAGCGCGGCATGATCTCGGCAAGAACACAACACCGATCGCGCGCAACCCATCTTGCAACGGTTGCTATGTGGCAAGGCCGCGGATGAATTGGGGCGCTGCTTGATGGGTTCCGCGCGATTGGCGTCGGCGTTCTTGGGACGGCGGGTGCGCGCTACACCCATCCTACGGGCGCTGCGCCGTGGCGTCGTAGGATGGGTGTAGCGCGGCATGACCTCGGCAAGAACACAACACCGATCGCGCGCAACCCATCTTGCAACGGTTGCTATGTGGCAAGACCGCGGAAGAATTGGGGCCGTTCGTGTGCGTGTTAGCTGGGCTGCTCTTTCTTGGCGGGGGGGAGGACGGCGCCGCTTCTTACCAGGCCCATTTGTACGGCGATGTAGGCGGCTTCAGCTTGGTTGCGGGCGTTGAGTTTCCAGTAGAGCGTGCGCGCGTGGCTCTTTACCGTGGCAACCGATATGCCGACGTGTTGGCCGATTTCGCGCATGGTTTTGCCTTGCACCAACAGTTGCAGGATTTCCTCTTGCCGTTGCGTCAATTCGCGCAGTTCATGCAGGGGCGCTTGCGACAGGCCTTGCTGGCGGCCCGCGGGCTGCGGATAGCATTCGCCACCCGCCACCACCAGGCTGACGGCCGCGGCCAGCGCGTCGGGGCTGGAGGCCTTGGGCAGATAGCCCGCCACGCCTGCGCGCGCGCAGGTGCCCATCACCGCCGGATCCAGCGCTGAATACAGCACCAACACCAGCCGCGGCATGAAGAACGCCATGGACTGCGAGATAAGCCCGATGTCCTGATCGGCAACGCCGCTGCAACCAATCACCAGTAGTTCCACTGGACGGTTGATTGAACTGGACATATTGAGCAGATGCGCTGGCGAAATGGCCAGGATGTCGTCGGCGTTGCGCACGCGTTCCAGGACATGCTGGATGGCGACGCGGAGCAGCGCGTAGTCTTCTATTAGTACGGTTGTCATCCCGGAGAGAACCTTGTGACACAGGGCCCATGCACGGTTCCCATGACGTCGGCGCATCACGCT harbors:
- a CDS encoding response regulator transcription factor gives rise to the protein MTTVLIEDYALLRVAIQHVLERVRNADDILAISPAHLLNMSSSINRPVELLVIGCSGVADQDIGLISQSMAFFMPRLVLVLYSALDPAVMGTCARAGVAGYLPKASSPDALAAAVSLVVAGGECYPQPAGRQQGLSQAPLHELRELTQRQEEILQLLVQGKTMREIGQHVGISVATVKSHARTLYWKLNARNQAEAAYIAVQMGLVRSGAVLPPAKKEQPS